In Anaeromyxobacter sp., the following proteins share a genomic window:
- a CDS encoding hemerythrin domain-containing protein: protein MKRSRELRPLSAEHHQALLVAFQLRKSLEGHPEAAGAPRDLPGLVSLTRRFEEQVFTPHARAEEELLGRYLTATDLKRLAAEHVELKRLATAARAPQPGEQRSALGAFAELLERHVRWEERELFPYAEDHVDGEALAAIGGELEKRLVLQGQGTKPARR from the coding sequence ATGAAGCGCAGCCGGGAGCTGAGGCCACTGTCCGCCGAGCACCACCAGGCCCTCCTGGTGGCCTTCCAGCTCAGGAAGTCGCTGGAGGGACACCCCGAGGCGGCGGGGGCGCCCAGGGACCTCCCCGGGCTGGTCTCGCTGACCCGCCGCTTCGAGGAGCAGGTCTTCACGCCGCACGCCCGGGCCGAGGAGGAGCTGCTGGGGCGGTACCTCACGGCGACCGACCTGAAGCGGCTGGCCGCCGAGCACGTCGAGCTGAAGCGGCTGGCCACGGCGGCCCGCGCGCCGCAGCCCGGGGAGCAGCGCAGCGCGCTCGGCGCCTTCGCCGAGCTCCTGGAGCGCCACGTGCGGTGGGAGGAGCGGGAGCTCTTCCCCTACGCCGAGGACCACGTGGACGGCGAGGCGCTGGCGGCCATCGGCGGCGAGCTGGAGAAGCGGCTGGTGCTGCAGGGCCAGGGGACCAAGCCGGCCCGGCGGTGA
- a CDS encoding ATP-binding cassette domain-containing protein: MIEVRDLSKHYRVHKRPPGAAAALRSLFRRRYEEVRAVDGLSFSVAAGERIGFLGPNGAGKTTTLKILSGLLHPTAGQVSVAGHEPRRRETAFLKTITLVMGQKQQLLWDLPPSETFALNRAIYDVPRAEFAETLAELSRLLELGDLVNKPTRQLSLGERMKCELAAALLHRPRVLFLDEPTIGLDVSMQATVRTFVKAYNERFGATVLLTSHYMEDVVALCPRVVVIDKGRLLHDGDLRALIHQVRPDKRIVVRFGAGTPPSAADLARFGEVVSSDGAQATLQVGADQVAPMVSRLLGALPVTDLTVEDPPLEEVMKELFERSRGEREAREAGGG; encoded by the coding sequence GTGATCGAGGTCCGCGACCTGTCGAAGCACTACCGCGTGCACAAGCGCCCGCCCGGCGCCGCGGCGGCGCTGCGCTCGCTCTTCCGGCGGCGCTACGAGGAGGTCCGGGCGGTGGACGGCCTCTCCTTCTCGGTGGCGGCCGGCGAGCGCATCGGCTTCCTGGGGCCGAACGGCGCCGGCAAGACCACCACCCTCAAGATCCTGTCGGGCCTGCTCCACCCCACCGCCGGGCAGGTGTCGGTGGCTGGCCACGAGCCCCGGCGGCGCGAGACCGCCTTCCTGAAGACCATCACCCTGGTGATGGGGCAGAAGCAGCAGCTGCTCTGGGACCTGCCACCCTCCGAGACCTTCGCCCTCAACCGCGCCATCTACGACGTGCCGAGGGCGGAGTTCGCCGAGACCCTGGCGGAGCTGTCGCGGCTGCTGGAGCTGGGCGACCTCGTCAACAAGCCCACCCGGCAGCTCTCCCTGGGCGAGCGGATGAAGTGCGAGCTGGCGGCGGCGCTGCTGCACCGCCCCCGGGTGCTCTTCCTCGACGAGCCCACCATCGGCCTGGACGTCTCCATGCAGGCCACCGTGCGGACCTTCGTGAAGGCCTACAACGAGCGGTTCGGCGCCACCGTGCTCCTCACCAGCCACTACATGGAGGACGTGGTGGCGCTCTGCCCGCGGGTGGTGGTGATCGACAAGGGGCGGCTGCTGCACGACGGCGACCTCCGGGCCCTCATCCACCAGGTGCGGCCGGACAAGCGCATCGTGGTCCGCTTCGGCGCCGGCACGCCGCCCTCGGCCGCCGACCTGGCCCGCTTCGGCGAGGTGGTGTCCAGCGACGGCGCCCAGGCCACCCTGCAGGTCGGGGCCGACCAGGTGGCGCCGATGGTGTCGCGCCTGCTCGGCGCCCTGCCGGTGACCGACCTCACGGTGGAGGACCCGCCGCTCGAGGAGGTCATGAAGGAGCTGTTCGAGCGCTCGCGCGGGGAGCGCGAGGCCCGCGAGGCGGGCGGGGGCTAG
- a CDS encoding response regulator transcription factor, whose protein sequence is MSERILVIEDDPSILRGLQLNLGMEGYAVRSAADGETGLTMARAERFDLLVVDVMLPRLGGLEVIRELRRDDPDLPVLILSAKGQESDKVAGLQLGADDYMVKPFSLKELLARIGALLRRRRARGETGAPRDLRRAGHVEVDLAARRASAGGKPLELTAKEYDLLAWFVAHPDRVYSREQLMEAVWGSRYFGTARTVDNFVARLRAHIGDDADAPRHLETVRGVGYRFNP, encoded by the coding sequence GTGAGCGAGCGCATCCTGGTCATCGAGGACGACCCCTCCATCCTGCGCGGCCTGCAGCTCAACCTGGGCATGGAGGGCTACGCGGTCCGCTCGGCCGCCGACGGCGAGACCGGCCTGACCATGGCCCGCGCCGAGCGCTTCGACCTGCTGGTGGTGGACGTCATGCTGCCGCGCCTCGGCGGGCTGGAGGTGATCCGCGAGCTCAGGCGCGACGACCCCGACCTGCCGGTGCTGATCCTCTCGGCCAAGGGGCAGGAGTCGGACAAGGTGGCCGGGCTGCAGCTGGGGGCCGACGACTACATGGTGAAGCCCTTCTCGCTGAAGGAGCTGCTGGCGCGCATCGGCGCGCTGCTCAGGCGGCGGCGCGCCCGCGGCGAGACCGGCGCCCCCCGGGACCTCAGGCGCGCCGGCCACGTCGAGGTGGACCTGGCGGCGCGCCGCGCCAGCGCCGGCGGCAAGCCGCTCGAGCTGACCGCCAAGGAGTACGACCTGCTGGCCTGGTTCGTGGCCCACCCGGACCGCGTCTACTCGCGCGAGCAGCTCATGGAGGCGGTCTGGGGCTCGCGCTACTTCGGCACGGCGCGCACGGTGGACAACTTCGTGGCCCGGCTGCGGGCCCACATCGGCGACGACGCCGACGCGCCGCGGCACCTGGAGACGGTGCGCGGGGTGGGCTACCGCTTCAACCCGTAG
- the fadJ gene encoding fatty acid oxidation complex subunit alpha FadJ — MTSIPPATPASPPPAPRAATPSAFSVEHLDGVATLLIDVPGEAVNTLSGPVGEELGALLLRLEADAAVKAVVIASGKAAGFMAGAKIDMIQAVRSAAEAEALSRAAQAGFDRLERLGKPVVAAVHGACLGGGLELALACHARVAADDPRTTLGLPEVQLGLLPGAGGTQRLPALIGLAAGLDLILAGKTVKARKALALGLVDELAPAAILRAVARRRALALAALPRGRWREHARRARGVERVKLALLEENPVGRALLFSQARALLLKKTRGHYPAPLRALEAVQRGAERGVAEGLALEARSFGELAVTDVSRRLVEIFFASTALKKDSGVADPAVAPRPVERVGVLGGGLMGGGIAAVTVAAGVPVRLREKDDQAAARALAGLAAFLDEKVKRRSMDRLERQATLRLFTTTTSWAGLEGVDLLVEAVFEDLALKREMVKAFQALNPGGVFASNTSSLPIASIAEGARRPELVVGMHYFSPVPKMPLLEVIPSAATSPEVIATAVAFGKRQGKTVILAADRPGFWVNRILGPYVNEAAWLLTEGAAIEDLDAALTGYGFPVGPIALLDEVGLDVGAKVGEVLHAGFGERMRPPDALRGLVTAGRLGRKAKKGFYTYDGKQKQVDPAAYDLLPGGRARTRVAREAIVERLTLALLNEAARALGEGVVRSARDGDVGAVFGIGFPPFRGGPFRAADALGADVVVDALSRLRDAHGERFEPAPLLVEQARHGGRFHS; from the coding sequence ATGACCTCGATCCCGCCCGCCACCCCGGCCTCGCCCCCGCCTGCACCCCGGGCCGCCACGCCCTCCGCCTTCTCGGTGGAGCACCTGGACGGTGTGGCCACGCTCCTCATCGACGTGCCCGGCGAGGCCGTCAACACCCTCTCCGGCCCGGTGGGCGAGGAGCTGGGCGCGCTGCTCCTCCGGCTGGAGGCCGACGCCGCGGTGAAGGCGGTGGTCATCGCCAGCGGCAAGGCCGCCGGCTTCATGGCCGGGGCCAAGATCGACATGATCCAGGCGGTGCGCAGCGCCGCCGAGGCGGAGGCCCTCTCCCGGGCGGCGCAGGCCGGCTTCGACCGGCTGGAGCGGCTCGGCAAGCCGGTGGTGGCCGCGGTGCACGGCGCCTGCCTGGGCGGCGGGCTGGAGCTGGCCCTGGCCTGCCACGCCAGGGTGGCCGCCGACGACCCCCGCACCACCCTGGGCCTGCCCGAGGTGCAGCTCGGCCTGCTGCCGGGCGCCGGCGGCACGCAGCGGCTGCCGGCCCTCATCGGCCTGGCGGCGGGGCTCGACCTGATCCTGGCCGGCAAGACGGTCAAGGCCAGGAAGGCGCTGGCGCTCGGGCTGGTGGACGAGCTGGCGCCGGCCGCCATCCTGCGGGCGGTGGCGCGGCGCCGGGCGCTGGCGCTGGCGGCCCTGCCGCGCGGGCGCTGGCGCGAGCACGCTCGCCGGGCGCGCGGGGTGGAGCGGGTCAAGCTGGCGCTGCTGGAGGAGAACCCGGTGGGCCGGGCGCTGCTCTTCTCGCAGGCGCGCGCCCTCCTCCTCAAGAAGACCCGCGGCCACTACCCGGCGCCGCTGCGGGCCCTGGAGGCGGTGCAGCGCGGCGCCGAGCGCGGCGTGGCCGAGGGGCTGGCGCTGGAGGCCCGCAGCTTCGGCGAGCTGGCCGTGACCGACGTGTCGCGGCGGCTGGTGGAGATCTTCTTCGCCTCCACCGCGCTCAAGAAGGACAGCGGCGTGGCCGATCCGGCCGTGGCGCCGCGCCCGGTGGAGCGGGTCGGGGTGCTGGGCGGCGGGCTCATGGGAGGCGGCATCGCGGCGGTGACGGTGGCCGCCGGCGTGCCGGTGCGGCTTCGCGAGAAGGACGACCAGGCGGCGGCCCGGGCCCTGGCGGGGCTGGCGGCCTTCCTGGACGAGAAGGTGAAGCGCCGCTCCATGGATCGGCTGGAGCGGCAGGCCACCCTGCGGCTCTTCACCACCACCACCAGCTGGGCCGGGCTGGAGGGGGTGGACCTGCTGGTGGAGGCGGTCTTCGAGGACCTGGCGCTCAAGCGCGAGATGGTGAAGGCCTTCCAGGCGCTCAACCCGGGCGGCGTCTTCGCCTCCAACACCTCCTCCCTGCCCATCGCCTCCATCGCCGAGGGGGCGCGCCGCCCCGAGCTGGTGGTGGGCATGCACTACTTCTCGCCGGTGCCGAAGATGCCGCTCCTGGAGGTCATCCCCTCGGCCGCCACCTCGCCCGAGGTGATCGCCACCGCGGTGGCCTTCGGCAAGCGGCAGGGCAAGACCGTCATCCTGGCCGCCGACCGGCCCGGCTTCTGGGTCAACCGCATCCTCGGCCCCTACGTGAACGAGGCCGCCTGGCTGCTCACCGAGGGGGCGGCCATCGAGGACCTCGACGCGGCGCTCACCGGCTACGGCTTCCCGGTGGGCCCCATCGCCCTGCTCGACGAGGTGGGGCTGGACGTGGGCGCCAAGGTGGGGGAGGTGCTGCACGCCGGCTTCGGCGAGCGCATGCGGCCGCCCGACGCGCTGCGCGGCCTGGTGACGGCCGGCCGGCTGGGCCGCAAGGCGAAGAAGGGCTTCTACACCTACGACGGCAAGCAGAAGCAGGTGGACCCGGCCGCCTACGACCTGCTGCCGGGCGGCCGCGCCCGCACCAGGGTGGCGCGGGAGGCCATCGTCGAGCGGCTCACGCTGGCGCTCCTGAACGAGGCGGCCCGGGCGCTCGGCGAGGGGGTGGTGCGCAGCGCCCGCGACGGCGACGTCGGGGCGGTCTTCGGCATCGGCTTCCCGCCCTTCCGCGGCGGGCCCTTCCGCGCCGCCGACGCCCTGGGGGCCGACGTGGTGGTGGACGCGCTGTCGCGCCTGCGCGACGCCCACGGCGAGCGCTTCGAGCCGGCGCCGCTGCTGGTGGAGCAGGCCCGCCACGGCGGGCGGTTCCACTCCTAG
- a CDS encoding sensor histidine kinase, with the protein MDGLVRRVLPLIIGFVFVPAALLLAIGILILVFGAAPRDYVFGGLILALVATTVAGTAATLMVVQREARVARLQTDFVNKVSHDLRTPLTSIRMFVETLQLGRLPDPERQREALHIISEETTRLSMLINRLLDWARMESGKRSYQFTRQPLEPILEAAVSAFAPQQLSHPFELRRALEPGLPPVMADREALTGALLDLLNNAHKYTGPDKVITVSAARAGPTVTISVSDNGPGIAGSDQQRIFDKFYRARDPLQRTIEGSGLGLAMVKHIVTAHGGRIGVTSEVGHGATFTVVLPSAEPAVAPLETAAPRAGRRTPP; encoded by the coding sequence ATGGACGGCCTCGTGCGCCGCGTCCTGCCGCTCATCATCGGGTTCGTCTTCGTCCCGGCCGCCCTCCTGCTGGCCATCGGGATCCTCATCCTGGTGTTCGGCGCGGCGCCGCGGGACTACGTCTTCGGCGGCCTGATCCTGGCGCTGGTGGCCACCACCGTGGCCGGCACCGCCGCCACCCTGATGGTGGTGCAGCGCGAGGCCCGGGTGGCCCGGCTGCAGACCGACTTCGTCAACAAGGTCAGCCACGACCTGCGCACCCCGCTCACCAGCATCCGCATGTTCGTCGAGACGCTGCAGCTGGGGCGGCTGCCGGACCCGGAGCGGCAGCGCGAGGCGCTGCACATCATCTCCGAGGAGACCACCCGGCTCTCCATGCTCATCAACCGCCTGCTCGACTGGGCCCGCATGGAGTCCGGCAAGCGCAGCTACCAGTTCACCCGCCAGCCGCTCGAGCCCATCCTGGAGGCGGCCGTCTCGGCCTTCGCCCCGCAGCAGCTGAGCCACCCCTTCGAGCTGCGGCGCGCCCTGGAGCCCGGCCTGCCGCCGGTGATGGCCGACCGCGAGGCGCTCACCGGGGCGCTGCTCGACCTGCTCAACAACGCCCACAAGTACACCGGGCCGGACAAGGTCATCACCGTGTCGGCGGCCCGCGCCGGCCCCACCGTGACCATCTCGGTGAGCGACAACGGCCCGGGCATCGCGGGCTCGGACCAGCAGCGCATCTTCGACAAGTTCTACCGGGCCCGCGATCCCCTGCAGCGCACCATCGAGGGCTCGGGCCTGGGCCTGGCCATGGTGAAGCACATCGTGACGGCGCACGGGGGGCGCATCGGCGTGACCTCCGAGGTGGGCCACGGGGCCACCTTCACGGTCGTGCTGCCGTCCGCCGAGCCGGCCGTCGCCCCGCTGGAGACCGCCGCCCCGCGCGCCGGCCGGAGGACCCCGCCGTGA
- a CDS encoding YceI family protein, translating to MLAPLLLPVLLGLSTTAARAADGPVDLAVKPGSTLAYTLVHKFHEVVGVSRTVEGKARLLPGGGVQVMVRARVDSFDSGNGNRDAHMLEATEAARFPFVTLKAVGAVAAPAAYPAEAAVTLRGELSFHGVTRAVEVPVTVAFTSPRAATAEAGLTISLDGHGVERPSLLFVKVDDPLVVKASLRLEAEAP from the coding sequence CTGCTGGCGCCGCTGCTGCTGCCGGTGCTGCTGGGCCTGTCCACCACCGCGGCCCGCGCCGCCGACGGCCCGGTGGACCTCGCGGTGAAGCCCGGCTCGACGCTGGCCTACACCCTGGTCCACAAGTTCCACGAGGTGGTGGGCGTCTCCAGGACCGTGGAGGGCAAGGCCCGCCTCCTGCCCGGCGGCGGGGTGCAGGTGATGGTGCGCGCCCGGGTGGACTCCTTCGACTCCGGCAACGGCAACCGCGACGCCCACATGCTGGAGGCCACCGAGGCGGCCCGCTTCCCCTTCGTCACGCTCAAGGCGGTGGGCGCCGTGGCGGCGCCGGCCGCCTACCCCGCCGAGGCGGCGGTGACGCTGAGAGGCGAGCTCTCCTTCCACGGCGTGACCAGGGCGGTGGAGGTGCCGGTCACGGTGGCCTTCACCTCGCCGCGCGCCGCCACCGCCGAGGCCGGGCTCACCATCTCGCTCGACGGCCACGGGGTGGAGCGCCCGTCCCTGCTCTTCGTGAAGGTGGACGACCCGCTGGTGGTGAAGGCCAGCCTGCGGCTCGAGGCGGAGGCGCCATGA
- the fadI gene encoding acetyl-CoA C-acyltransferase FadI: MATAGTPPAGRRAAVVAGLRTPFVKAGTDFKALGAVDLGALLVNELVARAGLPPATYDSLIFGQVIPSKLVSLIGREMVLRTQLPRTVEAHTVARACATSLQAATDAADQIALGRSSCVIAGGTESISDAPIFASRRLAQTLIELSKARSLSQRLSLLATLRPRDFTPEPPALKEPTTGFTMGESAEQMAQKNGIPRAAQDQLACQSHQRAAAAWAAGRFDDEVIHVAVPPRYEQVSARDTIVRADTTVEALSQLRPVFDRRHGTITAGNASPLTDGAAAVILMAEDRAKALGLTPLGYLRSFAYAALDPADQLLQGPAYAAPVALDRAGLTLADMDLVDMHEAFAAQVLSNLQAFASARFAAEKLGRAAPLGEVDPARLNVNGGSIALGHPFAATGARMITQTLRELGRRGQQYALLTVCAAGGLGAAVVLERE, encoded by the coding sequence ATGGCCACCGCAGGTACCCCCCCCGCCGGCCGCCGGGCCGCCGTCGTCGCCGGCCTCCGGACCCCCTTCGTCAAGGCCGGCACCGACTTCAAGGCGCTGGGCGCCGTGGACCTGGGCGCGCTCCTGGTGAACGAGCTGGTGGCCCGCGCCGGGCTGCCGCCCGCCACCTACGACTCGCTCATCTTCGGCCAGGTCATCCCCTCCAAGCTGGTGTCGCTCATCGGCCGGGAGATGGTGCTGCGCACCCAGCTGCCGCGCACCGTGGAGGCCCACACGGTGGCGCGCGCCTGCGCCACCTCGCTGCAGGCGGCCACCGACGCGGCCGACCAGATCGCCCTGGGGCGCTCCTCCTGCGTCATCGCCGGCGGCACCGAGTCGATCTCCGACGCCCCCATCTTCGCCAGCCGCCGCCTGGCCCAGACCCTCATCGAGCTGTCGAAGGCCCGCAGCCTCTCGCAGCGGCTCTCGCTGCTGGCCACCCTGCGCCCCCGGGACTTCACCCCCGAGCCGCCGGCCCTCAAGGAGCCCACCACCGGCTTCACCATGGGTGAGTCGGCGGAGCAGATGGCCCAGAAGAACGGCATCCCGCGCGCCGCCCAGGACCAGCTGGCCTGCCAGAGCCACCAGCGGGCCGCCGCCGCCTGGGCCGCCGGCCGCTTCGACGACGAGGTCATCCACGTGGCGGTGCCGCCGCGCTACGAGCAGGTCTCGGCGCGCGACACCATCGTGCGGGCCGACACCACCGTGGAGGCGCTCTCGCAGCTCAGGCCGGTCTTCGACCGGCGCCACGGCACCATCACCGCCGGCAACGCCTCGCCGCTCACCGACGGCGCCGCCGCGGTGATCCTGATGGCGGAGGACCGGGCCAAGGCGCTCGGCCTCACGCCCCTGGGCTACCTGCGGAGCTTCGCCTACGCCGCGCTCGACCCGGCCGACCAGCTGCTGCAGGGGCCGGCCTACGCCGCGCCGGTGGCCCTCGACCGGGCCGGGCTCACCCTGGCGGACATGGACCTGGTGGACATGCACGAGGCCTTCGCGGCCCAGGTGCTGTCCAACCTGCAGGCCTTCGCCTCGGCGCGCTTCGCCGCCGAGAAGCTGGGGCGGGCCGCGCCGCTCGGCGAGGTGGACCCGGCCCGGCTCAACGTGAACGGCGGCTCCATCGCGCTGGGCCACCCCTTCGCCGCCACCGGCGCCCGCATGATCACCCAGACCCTGCGCGAGCTGGGGCGCCGCGGCCAGCAGTACGCCCTGCTCACCGTCTGCGCCGCCGGCGGCCTCGGCGCCGCCGTGGTCCTCGAGCGCGAGTAG
- a CDS encoding SAM-dependent methyltransferase, with protein MPDPTTHHAGCLLCGRPITYRLGTVAMTCALCGQARPSAAACQEGHFVCDGCHAGEARDVIERFCAATTLTDPMAIAQGLMRHPSVKLHGPEHHFLVPAALLAAISNACGEPERRAGRVAEARRRSEPLVGGLCGFQGACGAAIGAGIFASIITGATPLSTEAWSLSNGLTAEALGLVAAAGGPRCCKRDTFLSILAAARFSREALDTRLEARGAPCEWSEENRECLGETCAFHRAGAVGGDLSTAS; from the coding sequence GTGCCCGACCCCACCACCCACCACGCCGGCTGCCTCCTCTGCGGCCGGCCCATCACCTACCGGCTCGGCACCGTGGCGATGACCTGCGCCCTGTGCGGGCAGGCCAGGCCCAGCGCCGCCGCCTGCCAGGAGGGGCACTTCGTCTGCGACGGCTGCCACGCCGGGGAGGCCAGGGACGTCATCGAGCGGTTCTGCGCCGCCACCACGCTCACCGACCCCATGGCCATCGCCCAGGGGCTGATGCGCCACCCGAGCGTCAAGCTGCACGGCCCGGAGCACCACTTCCTGGTGCCGGCGGCGCTGCTGGCGGCCATCTCCAACGCCTGCGGCGAGCCGGAGCGAAGGGCCGGGCGGGTGGCCGAGGCGCGGCGGCGGTCCGAGCCGCTGGTGGGCGGCCTGTGCGGCTTCCAGGGCGCCTGCGGCGCGGCCATCGGCGCCGGCATCTTCGCCTCCATCATCACCGGGGCCACCCCGCTCTCCACCGAGGCCTGGAGCCTCTCGAACGGCCTCACCGCCGAGGCGCTCGGCCTGGTGGCCGCCGCCGGCGGCCCGCGCTGCTGCAAGCGGGACACCTTCCTCTCCATCCTGGCCGCGGCCAGGTTCTCCCGCGAGGCGCTGGACACCCGCCTGGAGGCGCGCGGCGCCCCCTGCGAGTGGAGCGAGGAGAACCGGGAGTGCCTGGGCGAGACCTGCGCCTTCCACCGGGCCGGGGCGGTGGGCGGGGACCTCTCCACGGCCTCCTAG
- a CDS encoding Rieske 2Fe-2S domain-containing protein, with protein sequence MTPTGKGLGRRGFLAVLGGGGAAAVAGAALPGCAPTNGPAPSVSVPPPDQDGNVIFRLADFPDLDRPGGAVIARAAGMDPLLVVRTPVGDVAAVSATCTHQGCPLGFEDPEVVCPCHQSRFDLGGAVLKAPATAPLATFLASYDSATGLVTIALASFPPVVAGAVTLLFSRFPELQAPGGSAVGRPAGFDSPILVMALAGGAFAAVNARCPHQGCTVAFPASGGGQVVCPCHLSRFQVDGALVTGPATVGLAAYPAVADALGVVVTLPG encoded by the coding sequence ATGACGCCAACGGGGAAGGGGCTGGGGCGGCGCGGGTTCCTGGCGGTGCTGGGCGGGGGCGGCGCGGCGGCCGTGGCTGGCGCGGCGCTGCCCGGCTGCGCCCCCACCAACGGCCCGGCCCCCTCGGTGTCGGTGCCGCCGCCGGACCAGGACGGCAACGTGATCTTCCGGCTGGCCGACTTCCCCGACCTCGACCGGCCCGGCGGGGCGGTCATCGCCCGGGCGGCCGGCATGGACCCGCTGCTGGTGGTGCGCACCCCGGTGGGCGACGTGGCCGCCGTGTCGGCCACCTGCACGCACCAGGGCTGCCCGCTCGGCTTCGAGGACCCCGAGGTGGTCTGCCCCTGCCACCAGTCGCGCTTCGACCTGGGCGGCGCCGTGCTGAAGGCGCCCGCCACCGCGCCGCTCGCCACCTTCCTGGCCAGCTACGACTCCGCCACCGGCCTGGTCACCATCGCGCTGGCCAGCTTCCCCCCGGTGGTGGCCGGCGCGGTGACGCTCCTCTTCTCCCGCTTCCCCGAGCTGCAGGCGCCCGGCGGCTCGGCGGTGGGCCGGCCGGCCGGGTTCGACAGCCCCATCCTGGTGATGGCGCTGGCCGGCGGCGCCTTCGCCGCCGTGAACGCCCGCTGCCCGCACCAGGGGTGCACGGTGGCCTTCCCGGCCAGCGGCGGCGGGCAGGTGGTCTGCCCCTGCCACCTGTCGCGCTTCCAGGTGGACGGCGCCCTGGTGACCGGGCCGGCCACGGTCGGGCTGGCCGCCTACCCGGCGGTGGCCGACGCGCTGGGGGTGGTGGTGACGCTGCCGGGGTAG
- the rarD gene encoding EamA family transporter RarD — MPDTRQQRIGLLYGLAAYLAWGLLPLYFRALRGVPPLEILAHRVVWSVLLLAGLVTFLRRWPEVIRPLATGRGRLTLLATTTLITVNWGVYIWAVHAGRVLEASLGYFVNPLVNVLLGVLFLGEALTRRQLWAVGLAGLGVAALVLSAGALPWVALVLAVSFGFYGLLRKRARIDAVAGLFSETALLAPLALGLLVVLWRDGTGHLGAAPRTTWLLVAAGLVTALPLIWFAVGVQRLRLSTIGLLQYLAPTMQFAIAVFVFGEAFTAAHAVAFACIWSSLALYTWDVLAGVARAGGRLYRADP, encoded by the coding sequence GTGCCCGACACCCGCCAGCAGCGCATCGGCCTCCTCTACGGCCTGGCCGCCTACCTGGCGTGGGGGCTCCTGCCCCTCTACTTCCGCGCCCTGCGCGGCGTGCCCCCGCTGGAGATCCTGGCCCACCGGGTGGTCTGGTCGGTGCTGCTGCTGGCCGGGCTGGTGACCTTCCTGCGCCGCTGGCCCGAGGTGATCCGCCCGCTCGCCACCGGCCGCGGCCGGCTCACCCTGCTGGCCACCACCACCCTCATCACCGTGAACTGGGGCGTCTACATCTGGGCGGTGCACGCCGGGCGGGTGCTGGAGGCCAGCCTGGGCTACTTCGTGAACCCGCTGGTCAACGTGCTGCTGGGCGTCCTCTTCCTGGGCGAGGCGCTGACGCGCCGCCAGCTCTGGGCGGTGGGGCTGGCCGGGCTGGGCGTGGCGGCGCTGGTGCTCTCGGCGGGCGCGCTCCCCTGGGTGGCGCTGGTGCTGGCGGTGAGCTTCGGCTTCTACGGCCTGCTCCGGAAGCGCGCCCGCATCGACGCGGTGGCCGGGCTCTTCTCCGAGACGGCGCTGCTGGCGCCGCTGGCCCTGGGCCTGCTGGTGGTCCTGTGGCGGGACGGGACCGGCCACCTGGGCGCCGCGCCGCGCACCACCTGGCTGCTGGTGGCGGCCGGCCTGGTGACCGCCCTGCCCCTCATCTGGTTCGCGGTGGGGGTGCAGCGGCTGCGGCTCTCCACCATCGGGCTGCTGCAGTACCTGGCCCCCACCATGCAGTTCGCCATCGCGGTCTTCGTCTTCGGCGAGGCCTTCACCGCGGCCCACGCCGTGGCCTTCGCCTGCATCTGGTCGTCGCTGGCGCTCTACACCTGGGACGTCCTCGCCGGGGTTGCCCGGGCGGGCGGGCGGCTCTACCGTGCCGACCCGTGA